A stretch of Saccharothrix texasensis DNA encodes these proteins:
- a CDS encoding ATP-binding cassette domain-containing protein, whose amino-acid sequence MSTRPTLSARDPVAPDRAVGEERDLVIEASGLRKTYRKRGRKAKAVEAVRDVHFAVRRGEIFGFLGPNGAGKSTTLRMLATLVRPDGGSARIGGVDLVRSPARVRDVIGFVAQSSGTYDDASARQELVAQARMHGRRKAEAEQLAAAAITTFDLEEFADRRVRTYSGGQRRRLDFALGVIHQPSVMFLDEPTAGLDPPSRARMWREVRRLRDNGMTVFLTTHYLDEADSLCDRISIIDRGLIVAEGTPSDLKREISGDVVTVGLAAPDEAGQLDADKLRRAADVLAPQRYVRGVEAVDTTLRLYVDGAATAIPLITAALLRAGIEPNAVEARRPSLDDVFLAKTGRTLDD is encoded by the coding sequence ATGAGCACCCGCCCAACGCTGTCGGCGCGCGACCCCGTCGCGCCGGACCGGGCCGTCGGCGAGGAGCGGGACCTGGTCATCGAGGCGAGCGGCCTGCGCAAGACCTACCGCAAGCGCGGGCGCAAGGCCAAAGCCGTGGAAGCGGTGCGGGACGTGCACTTCGCGGTGCGCCGGGGCGAGATCTTCGGGTTCCTCGGGCCGAACGGCGCGGGCAAGTCGACCACGCTGCGGATGCTGGCCACCCTGGTCCGCCCGGACGGCGGCAGCGCCCGCATCGGCGGCGTGGACCTGGTGCGCTCGCCCGCGCGCGTCCGCGACGTGATCGGGTTCGTCGCGCAGTCCAGCGGCACCTACGACGACGCCTCGGCGCGGCAGGAACTCGTCGCCCAAGCCCGGATGCACGGCCGGCGCAAGGCCGAGGCCGAGCAGCTGGCCGCCGCCGCGATCACGACGTTCGACCTGGAGGAGTTCGCCGACCGCCGCGTCCGCACCTACTCCGGCGGGCAGCGCCGGCGGCTCGACTTCGCGCTGGGGGTGATCCACCAGCCGTCGGTGATGTTCCTCGACGAGCCCACCGCGGGCCTGGACCCGCCCAGCCGGGCGCGCATGTGGCGGGAGGTGCGGCGGTTGCGCGACAACGGCATGACCGTCTTCCTCACCACCCACTACCTCGACGAGGCCGACTCGTTGTGCGACCGCATCTCCATCATCGACCGGGGCCTGATCGTCGCCGAGGGCACGCCCTCGGACCTCAAGCGGGAGATCTCCGGCGACGTCGTCACGGTCGGTTTGGCGGCCCCCGACGAGGCGGGGCAGCTCGACGCCGACAAGCTGCGCCGTGCCGCCGACGTGCTGGCCCCGCAGCGCTACGTGCGCGGTGTGGAAGCGGTCGACACGACCCTGCGCCTGTACGTGGACGGCGCGGCCACCGCCATCCCCCTCATCACGGCCGCGCTGCTGCGCGCCGGGATCGAGCCGAACGCCGTCGAGGCCCGCAGGCCCAGCCTGGACGACGTGTTCCTGGCCAAGACCGGCCGCACCCTGGACGACTGA